In a single window of the Acinetobacter tibetensis genome:
- a CDS encoding integration host factor subunit alpha: MTALTKAEMADHLSELTSLNRREAKQMVELFFDEISQALISGEQVKLSGFGNFELRDKRQRPGRNPKTGEEIPISARRVVTFRAGQKFRQRVGKEQID; encoded by the coding sequence ATGACAGCATTAACTAAAGCAGAAATGGCTGATCATTTAAGTGAGCTCACGAGTTTAAACCGTCGTGAAGCAAAACAAATGGTCGAATTATTCTTTGATGAAATAAGCCAAGCGCTTATTTCTGGAGAACAGGTTAAACTTTCGGGTTTCGGGAACTTCGAGTTGCGTGATAAGCGTCAACGACCAGGTAGAAATCCTAAAACGGGTGAAGAGATTCCGATTTCTGCCCGCCGTGTAGTTACATTCCGCGCAGGTCAGAAATTTAGACAGCGTGTTGGGAAAGAGCAGATCGATTGA
- the pheT gene encoding phenylalanine--tRNA ligase subunit beta — MKISENWLRTWVNPAIDSETLSDQLTMLGLEVDDLSPAAKPFTGVVVGEVLTVEQHPDADRLRVTTVNIGSDEPLQIVCGAPNVRVGMKAPVATIGAVLPGDFKIKKGKLRGIESQGMLCGASEIDLEDKIDGLLELPADAPVGVNVREYLNLDDHVIDISITPNRGDCFSIRGIAREIAVINQMTAVAPEIKEVAATILDEKKVIVTTEGCPRYLGRVIKNVNTKAPTPEWMERALARSGMRQHSILVDITNYVLMELGQPLHAFDGGKVQGAVHVRQATAAEKLVLLNEQAVELNEKVMVIADDEKALAIAGIMGGLSSSVTDETTEIFLESAFFAPLHIAGRARSFGLHTDASQRYERGVDFELPMLAMHRASQLIAELAGGEFGPITVAEQADVLPKREAIGLKQTQVDQLLGYRVDGEFIADALTRLGCAVTVKAEGQWSIVPPSHRYDMVIYQDLIEEVARIHGYDHIQISLPVIDAKLAKYQDQFEMAQLRQTLVTLGYQEAISFSFADLKLEKQLNPMVNPLALANPISSDLAVMRSTLLSSLIPCVQYNINRQQSRVRFFELGLRFDYQDANNIHDLKQIPTLAMIAVGAKQAESWHAKPQAMDFFDFKGEVEELLAAGRVKVEYARSERVWLHPGQSAEIMVDGQSIGYLGRLHPTLEAELDLGTTWVAELDQKAVLQTYVSNFTELSRFPSVRRDIALLISDKINIGEIQQLITKTGGELLNSNWLFDVYTGQGVEAGKRSLAFALLWQHPSRTLEDAEIKSGMDTIIEVLQNTYQATLRAS, encoded by the coding sequence ATGAAAATTAGCGAAAATTGGTTGCGCACATGGGTGAACCCAGCCATTGATAGCGAAACTTTATCTGACCAACTGACCATGTTAGGTCTCGAAGTTGATGATTTATCTCCTGCGGCAAAACCATTTACGGGTGTTGTGGTAGGTGAAGTGCTTACCGTAGAACAACATCCTGATGCAGACCGTTTACGTGTCACTACTGTAAATATTGGTTCGGATGAGCCATTACAAATTGTATGTGGCGCACCGAATGTTCGTGTGGGCATGAAAGCTCCTGTAGCGACGATTGGTGCTGTGCTTCCAGGTGATTTTAAAATTAAAAAAGGCAAGTTGCGTGGTATTGAATCACAAGGCATGTTATGTGGTGCTTCGGAAATTGATTTAGAAGACAAAATTGATGGTCTTTTAGAGTTACCTGCAGATGCACCTGTGGGCGTGAATGTCCGTGAATATCTAAACTTAGATGATCATGTGATTGACATCAGCATTACCCCAAACCGTGGTGACTGCTTTAGTATTCGTGGTATTGCGCGTGAAATTGCGGTGATTAACCAAATGACGGCAGTGGCACCTGAAATTAAAGAAGTTGCTGCAACAATCCTCGACGAGAAAAAAGTGATTGTAACCACTGAAGGTTGCCCTCGTTATTTAGGTCGTGTGATTAAAAATGTCAATACTAAAGCACCAACACCAGAATGGATGGAGCGTGCACTTGCGCGTTCAGGTATGCGTCAACACAGTATTTTGGTTGATATTACCAACTATGTGTTAATGGAGTTGGGTCAACCATTACATGCTTTTGATGGTGGGAAAGTTCAGGGTGCAGTACATGTGCGTCAAGCAACAGCAGCCGAAAAACTGGTGCTGTTAAATGAACAAGCTGTTGAACTGAATGAAAAAGTGATGGTGATTGCGGATGATGAAAAAGCATTGGCAATTGCAGGCATCATGGGTGGTTTATCTTCTTCAGTCACTGATGAAACCACTGAAATTTTCTTAGAGTCTGCATTCTTCGCGCCGTTACATATTGCTGGTCGTGCGCGTAGTTTTGGTCTGCATACCGATGCTTCGCAACGTTATGAACGTGGCGTAGATTTTGAATTACCAATGCTGGCAATGCACCGTGCATCACAATTGATTGCTGAGCTGGCGGGTGGTGAATTTGGTCCGATTACTGTTGCTGAACAAGCTGATGTTTTGCCTAAGCGCGAAGCGATTGGACTTAAACAGACACAAGTCGATCAATTACTGGGTTATCGTGTAGACGGTGAATTTATTGCTGATGCTCTAACACGTTTAGGTTGTGCTGTGACAGTTAAAGCCGAAGGTCAGTGGTCTATCGTTCCTCCTTCACACCGTTATGACATGGTAATTTATCAAGATTTAATTGAAGAAGTTGCCCGTATTCACGGTTATGACCATATTCAAATCAGTCTCCCTGTGATTGATGCAAAACTTGCCAAGTATCAAGATCAATTTGAAATGGCGCAATTACGTCAGACCTTGGTGACATTGGGTTATCAAGAAGCGATTAGCTTTAGTTTTGCAGATCTGAAGCTTGAAAAGCAGCTCAATCCAATGGTAAATCCATTGGCATTGGCTAATCCAATTTCAAGTGATTTGGCGGTCATGCGTTCGACCTTACTTTCAAGCTTAATTCCTTGCGTGCAATATAATATTAACCGCCAACAAAGTCGTGTGCGCTTCTTTGAGTTGGGCTTACGTTTTGATTATCAAGATGCCAATAACATCCATGATTTAAAACAGATTCCAACATTGGCCATGATTGCTGTAGGTGCGAAGCAAGCAGAATCTTGGCATGCCAAACCGCAAGCAATGGATTTCTTTGACTTTAAAGGTGAAGTGGAAGAGTTATTGGCGGCAGGACGTGTCAAAGTGGAATATGCTCGTTCAGAGCGAGTATGGTTGCATCCTGGTCAGTCCGCAGAGATTATGGTGGATGGTCAATCAATCGGTTATTTAGGTCGTTTGCACCCAACACTGGAAGCAGAGTTGGATTTAGGTACGACTTGGGTGGCTGAACTCGATCAAAAGGCAGTTTTGCAAACTTATGTATCTAATTTTACAGAATTATCACGTTTTCCATCAGTAAGACGTGATATTGCGCTTTTAATTAGTGATAAGATTAATATTGGTGAAATTCAGCAACTTATCACTAAAACTGGTGGGGAGCTGTTAAACTCGAATTGGCTCTTCGATGTGTACACAGGACAAGGGGTCGAAGCAGGTAAGCGCTCATTGGCATTTGCACTGTTATGGCAACATCCATCTCGTACCTTGGAAGATGCTGAAATTAAATCGGGTATGGATACAATCATTGAAGTGTTGCAAAACACTTATCAGGCGACATTGAGGGCTTCATGA